The Nocardioides sp. S-1144 genome includes a region encoding these proteins:
- a CDS encoding HNH endonuclease family protein: MPRRLALTGLGACAVWIALLVAPAAASAEEYSAPLDDAVASLPVATEDRTGYDRDAFEHWVDEDGDGCDTRDEVLIAEADDPVTVGSGCALSGGRWFSYYDGVSQSAAGDLDIDHMVPLAEAWDSGASDWTAAERRSYANDLGDPRSLVGVTAGENRSKSDQDVAEWTPGRERCRYLKEFVAVKIRWGLSVDGAERSAMSSLAAGCTGTVTVTLAR; this comes from the coding sequence ATGCCTCGTCGCCTCGCCCTCACCGGACTCGGCGCGTGCGCCGTGTGGATCGCCCTGCTCGTCGCCCCGGCGGCCGCCTCGGCCGAGGAGTACTCGGCCCCCCTCGACGACGCGGTGGCCTCGCTCCCCGTCGCCACCGAGGACCGCACCGGCTACGACCGGGACGCCTTCGAGCACTGGGTCGACGAGGACGGCGACGGCTGCGACACCCGCGACGAGGTGCTCATCGCGGAGGCCGACGACCCGGTCACCGTGGGCAGCGGCTGCGCGCTGAGCGGCGGGCGCTGGTTCTCCTACTACGACGGCGTCTCGCAGTCGGCGGCCGGCGACCTCGACATCGACCACATGGTCCCGCTGGCCGAGGCCTGGGACTCCGGTGCCTCCGACTGGACCGCGGCCGAGCGTCGCTCCTACGCCAACGACCTCGGCGACCCGCGCTCGCTCGTCGGCGTGACCGCGGGGGAGAACCGCTCCAAGAGCGACCAGGACGTCGCCGAGTGGACGCCCGGGCGCGAGCGGTGCCGCTACCTGAAGGAGTTCGTCGCGGTGAAGATCCGGTGGGGCCTGTCGGTCGACGGCGCGGAGCGGTCGGCGATGTCGTCGCTGGCCGCCGGGTGCACCGGCACCGTGACGGTGACGCTCGCGCGCTGA
- a CDS encoding LysR family transcriptional regulator, which produces MDVRRLRLLLELSRLGSMREVADELGLTTSTVSQQIAALARDAGTPLLEPDGRRVRLTAAGRRLADHAVGILAAVDAARRDLDPDAEPVGTVRVAGFASAVRRSLLPVVAAIGGTHPDVRVRIDEFEPLEAFELLARDDVDLALVYDYTLAPAAWPVDVDAHQLWTTSWGLAVPAADPRPAPGTSAVDVVAAYAGHRWITNSRNTADEDAVRTLASMAGFTPRIEHQIDSLDLVEVLVGAGLGVGLLPTAWPAGPDVRVLPLDAPAIILRTYAVTRRGRDRWPPLRLVLDGLLPG; this is translated from the coding sequence ATGGACGTCCGTCGGCTGCGGCTGCTGCTCGAGCTCTCCCGCCTCGGCTCGATGCGCGAGGTCGCGGACGAGCTCGGGCTGACGACGTCCACGGTCTCCCAGCAGATCGCCGCGCTGGCCCGGGATGCGGGCACACCGCTGCTCGAACCCGACGGTCGCCGGGTCCGGCTCACCGCGGCGGGTCGACGCCTGGCCGACCACGCGGTGGGCATCCTCGCCGCCGTCGACGCCGCCCGCCGCGACCTCGACCCCGACGCCGAGCCGGTCGGCACCGTCCGGGTCGCCGGGTTCGCCAGCGCCGTGCGCCGCTCCCTGCTGCCGGTGGTCGCCGCGATCGGCGGGACCCACCCCGACGTCCGGGTGCGCATCGACGAGTTCGAGCCACTCGAGGCCTTCGAGCTCCTGGCCCGCGACGACGTCGACCTCGCCCTCGTCTACGACTACACGCTGGCACCCGCGGCGTGGCCGGTCGACGTCGACGCCCACCAGCTCTGGACGACGTCGTGGGGGCTCGCCGTGCCGGCCGCCGACCCCCGGCCGGCGCCGGGCACGAGCGCGGTCGACGTCGTCGCCGCCTACGCCGGGCACCGGTGGATCACCAACTCGCGCAACACCGCCGACGAGGACGCCGTCCGCACGCTGGCCTCGATGGCCGGCTTCACCCCGCGGATCGAGCACCAGATCGACAGCCTCGACCTGGTCGAGGTGCTGGTCGGGGCGGGGCTGGGGGTCGGCCTGCTCCCGACGGCGTGGCCCGCGGGACCCGACGTGCGGGTGCTGCCCCTCGACGCGCCGGCGATCATCCTGCGCACCTACGCCGTGACGCGCCGCGGTCGCGACCGGTGGCCCCCGCTGCGGCTGGTGCTCGACGGGCTGCTCCCCGGCTGA
- a CDS encoding glutamate--cysteine ligase, with protein sequence MRIDFTPSPEYTLGVEWELALVDRRSRDLRNDASHLFARARPRLPHPDRLHQELLRNTIELVTGVCRTTGEAMTDLRRTLAGVLPACDDLDLDLYGAGTHPFASWSGQQLSAGHRYEELINRTQWWGRQMLIWGVHVHVGLPERTRVMPVLSALLRYYPHLQALSASSPVWSGVDTGYASNRALMFQQLPTAGLPFQFATWEEFEAFASDQMTTGVIDDLSEIRWDLRPAPHLGTLENRVCDGVSSLDDLGALTALMHCLVVDLDTRMAAGETLPTMPPWHVQENKWRAARYGLDAIVILDADCTERLVTDDLADLLERLAPTADRLGCTDELASVAALVAGGASYQRQRAVAARTGDDLVAVVDSVVRELKESL encoded by the coding sequence GTGCGCATCGACTTCACCCCGTCGCCCGAGTACACGCTCGGCGTCGAGTGGGAGCTCGCCCTGGTCGACCGCCGCTCCCGCGACCTGCGCAACGACGCCTCGCACCTCTTCGCCCGGGCCCGGCCGCGGCTGCCGCACCCCGACCGGCTGCACCAGGAGCTGCTCCGCAACACCATCGAGCTGGTCACCGGCGTGTGCCGCACCACCGGCGAGGCGATGACCGACCTGCGGCGCACGCTCGCCGGCGTGCTGCCGGCCTGCGACGACCTCGACCTCGACCTGTACGGCGCGGGCACGCACCCCTTCGCGTCGTGGTCGGGCCAGCAGCTCAGCGCCGGGCACCGCTACGAGGAGCTGATCAACCGCACCCAGTGGTGGGGCCGGCAGATGCTCATCTGGGGCGTCCACGTGCACGTGGGCCTGCCGGAGCGGACGCGGGTGATGCCCGTGCTCTCCGCGCTGCTGCGCTACTACCCGCACCTGCAGGCGCTGTCGGCGTCCTCCCCGGTGTGGAGCGGCGTCGACACCGGCTACGCCTCCAACCGGGCGCTGATGTTCCAGCAGCTGCCCACCGCCGGGCTGCCCTTCCAGTTCGCCACGTGGGAGGAGTTCGAGGCCTTCGCCTCCGACCAGATGACCACCGGGGTGATCGACGACCTCTCCGAGATCCGTTGGGACCTGCGCCCTGCCCCCCACCTGGGCACCCTGGAGAACCGGGTCTGCGACGGCGTCTCCTCCCTCGACGACCTCGGTGCGCTGACCGCGCTGATGCACTGCCTGGTCGTCGACCTCGACACCCGGATGGCCGCCGGCGAGACGCTGCCGACGATGCCGCCGTGGCACGTGCAGGAGAACAAGTGGCGCGCGGCGCGCTACGGCCTCGACGCGATCGTGATCCTCGACGCCGACTGCACCGAGCGGCTCGTGACCGACGACCTCGCCGACCTGCTGGAGCGGCTCGCCCCGACCGCCGACCGGCTCGGCTGCACCGACGAGCTCGCCTCGGTCGCCGCCCTCGTGGCCGGCGGGGCGTCCTACCAGCGCCAGCGGGCGGTCGCGGCGCGCACCGGCGACGACCTCGTCGCCGTCGTCGACTCGGTGGTGCGGGAGCTGAAGGAGTCGCTGTGA
- a CDS encoding EamA family transporter — protein sequence MTTLAPTLPAHGARSGTSLALVSMLCVQLGLAVSVGLIDHLGTQGTAWLRLTWAAVILLLVVRPRRVQFSAAALRSCVLLGVATGGVTMLFMEAVARLPLGTASALEFLGPLGVAVLRGRGARIVWPALAGVGVLLLTEPWSGGADPIGVAFALGAAACWAAYILLTQRAGDQVEGLTALAVSMPVAALTATVFGGASVVVDLTPELVLAGLGLAVLLPVVPFALELLALRRLTTAAFGTLMALEPAFALLIGFVALHQVPGWLAVLGVGFVVAAGVGAERTGAREVVTALPQSPGS from the coding sequence GTGACCACCCTCGCCCCCACACTCCCGGCCCACGGCGCCCGCTCCGGCACGTCGCTGGCGCTGGTGTCGATGCTCTGCGTGCAGCTCGGGCTGGCGGTCTCCGTCGGCCTCATCGACCACCTCGGCACCCAGGGGACGGCGTGGCTGCGGCTGACCTGGGCGGCGGTCATCCTCCTGCTGGTCGTGCGGCCGCGCCGGGTCCAGTTCAGCGCCGCGGCGCTGCGGTCGTGCGTGCTGCTCGGCGTGGCCACCGGTGGCGTGACGATGCTGTTCATGGAGGCGGTCGCCCGGCTCCCGCTCGGCACCGCCAGCGCCCTGGAGTTCCTCGGCCCGCTGGGGGTCGCGGTCCTGCGCGGGCGTGGCGCCAGGATCGTCTGGCCGGCGCTCGCCGGGGTCGGCGTGCTGCTGCTCACCGAGCCGTGGAGCGGGGGAGCCGACCCGATCGGGGTCGCGTTCGCGCTCGGTGCCGCCGCCTGCTGGGCGGCCTACATCCTGCTCACCCAGCGGGCCGGCGACCAGGTCGAGGGACTGACCGCGCTCGCGGTCTCGATGCCGGTCGCCGCGCTCACCGCGACGGTGTTCGGCGGCGCGTCGGTCGTCGTCGACCTGACGCCCGAGCTGGTGCTGGCCGGGCTGGGGCTCGCGGTGCTGCTGCCCGTCGTCCCGTTCGCGCTCGAGCTGCTCGCGCTGCGCCGGCTCACGACCGCGGCGTTCGGCACCCTGATGGCCCTCGAGCCCGCGTTCGCGCTGCTGATCGGGTTCGTGGCCCTGCACCAGGTGCCGGGCTGGCTCGCCGTGCTCGGCGTCGGGTTCGTGGTCGCCGCCGGGGTGGGCGCCGAGCGCACCGGCGCCAGGGAGGTCGTCACAGCCCTGCCGCAGTCTCCAGGTTCCTGA
- a CDS encoding site-specific DNA-methyltransferase, translating to MEEAERGPVWNRFVEGDNLDVLSALPDGSVDLVCTDPPYNTGNDFAYADDVRGSDGRRGGRHAAWTAMMRPRLVEIRRVLAPTGALYVSIDDHEVAHLRLLLDEVFGEEQFLAQVVVNLNPKGRQLGRGFATSHEYLLVYARDAARCVLDASTTDTVDPADFPRTAGDGRRFRHLPLRNTNKKFNPVTARTLHFPVWGDPVSGRVATASFAGAVEVLPVFGDGTPAVWRWSRPRIDERPDDLVCRTIRGRSGERVDVFQRDWLHEGRRKKLRTIWLAEEVGSTDTAVAELKALVGHLFESPKPTGLVRRVLATMPPDVRVLDPFAGSGTTGHAVALANAEDGGTRTCLSVNRGEPTRPGSNAALAGHATVADVTRARLRAVADVVGGGYLEGAS from the coding sequence GTGGAGGAAGCGGAGCGGGGACCGGTCTGGAACCGGTTCGTCGAGGGCGACAACCTCGACGTGCTGAGCGCCCTCCCCGACGGCAGCGTCGACCTGGTCTGCACCGACCCGCCGTACAACACCGGCAACGACTTCGCCTACGCCGACGACGTCCGGGGCAGCGACGGCCGGCGCGGGGGCCGCCACGCCGCGTGGACCGCGATGATGCGGCCCCGCCTGGTGGAGATCCGCCGGGTGCTGGCCCCGACCGGCGCGCTCTACGTGTCGATCGACGACCACGAGGTCGCCCACCTGAGGCTGCTGCTGGACGAGGTGTTCGGCGAGGAGCAGTTCCTGGCCCAGGTGGTGGTGAACCTCAACCCCAAGGGCCGCCAGCTCGGGCGGGGTTTCGCGACCTCGCACGAGTACCTGCTCGTCTACGCCCGTGACGCCGCCCGGTGCGTGCTCGACGCCTCCACCACCGACACCGTCGACCCGGCCGACTTCCCGCGCACCGCCGGCGACGGCCGCCGGTTCCGGCACCTCCCGCTGCGCAACACGAACAAGAAGTTCAACCCCGTCACCGCGCGGACCCTGCACTTCCCGGTGTGGGGCGACCCGGTCTCGGGGCGGGTCGCGACCGCCTCGTTCGCGGGCGCGGTCGAGGTGCTGCCGGTCTTCGGCGACGGGACCCCGGCGGTGTGGCGCTGGAGCCGTCCGCGCATCGACGAGCGCCCCGACGACCTGGTGTGCCGCACGATCCGCGGCCGGTCGGGGGAGCGGGTCGACGTCTTCCAGCGCGACTGGCTGCACGAGGGCCGTCGCAAGAAGCTGCGCACCATCTGGCTGGCCGAGGAGGTCGGCTCCACCGACACCGCGGTGGCCGAGCTCAAGGCGCTGGTCGGCCACCTCTTCGAGTCGCCGAAGCCCACCGGGCTGGTCCGCCGGGTCCTGGCGACGATGCCGCCCGACGTCCGGGTGCTCGACCCGTTCGCCGGCAGCGGCACCACCGGTCACGCGGTCGCCCTCGCGAACGCCGAGGACGGCGGCACCCGCACCTGCCTGTCGGTCAACCGGGGCGAGCCCACCCGCCCCGGTTCCAACGCCGCCCTGGCCGGTCACGCCACCGTCGCCGACGTCACCCGGGCCCGGTTGCGTGCGGTGGCGGACGTCGTCGGCGGCGGGTACCTCGAGGGTGCGTCGTAG
- a CDS encoding matrixin family metalloprotease, with product MTRPRERDRTITVVSLVLTLVAVGAYVTFGNSPLSTQVRSLLGVEDRVMPPVEAGATGAHAFLNTQPGSNRPVGFSPCRVIPYVVNPEQAPDDWQRYVEEAVGEVSQRTGLRFDDRGTTEDRDFDDRGTGGGDPEPVLIGWADEDEVGELADDVAGLGGPTMAQLGNHRAYVTGSVILDSDTTDRLERARDGDELQVALLLHELGHLVGLDHVDDTGELMYPNGVTRAGYGPGDVEGLAALGAIPCR from the coding sequence ATGACCCGCCCCCGTGAGCGTGACCGGACGATCACCGTCGTCTCGCTCGTGCTCACCCTGGTCGCGGTCGGCGCCTACGTCACCTTCGGCAACAGCCCGCTCAGCACCCAGGTGCGCTCGCTGCTCGGGGTGGAGGACCGGGTGATGCCGCCCGTCGAGGCCGGCGCCACCGGGGCCCACGCCTTTCTCAACACCCAGCCGGGCAGCAACCGGCCCGTGGGGTTCAGCCCCTGCCGCGTGATCCCGTACGTCGTCAACCCCGAGCAGGCGCCCGACGACTGGCAGCGCTACGTGGAGGAGGCGGTCGGCGAGGTCAGCCAGCGGACCGGGCTCCGCTTCGACGACCGGGGCACCACCGAGGACCGCGACTTCGACGACCGGGGCACCGGCGGGGGCGACCCCGAGCCGGTGCTCATCGGCTGGGCCGACGAGGACGAGGTCGGCGAGCTCGCCGACGACGTCGCCGGTCTCGGCGGACCGACGATGGCCCAGCTCGGCAACCACCGCGCCTACGTCACCGGCTCGGTCATCCTCGACAGCGACACCACCGACCGCCTGGAGCGGGCCCGCGACGGCGACGAGCTCCAGGTGGCGCTGCTGCTCCACGAGCTCGGCCACCTCGTGGGCCTCGACCACGTCGACGACACCGGCGAGCTGATGTACCCGAACGGCGTCACGCGGGCCGGCTACGGGCCCGGCGACGTCGAGGGACTCGCCGCACTCGGCGCGATCCCCTGCCGATGA
- a CDS encoding WS/DGAT/MGAT family O-acyltransferase, with the protein MATPIDPTAAGFLLAENRNMPMHVGGLQLFKKPEGAGRTYVREMFQAMSSPEEVAPLFLKHPHRSVRTGGQLVWKPDEQFDIEHHVRHSALPGPGRVRELLELCSRLHGTRLARERPLWEAHVIEGLRDGRVAMYTKTHHALIDGVSAMRLLASVLSTDPDQRDMPPPWGARPGGRTPRPVLTDDGGISEVTMTALRSALGITAEAAGMPGALVKTIRKGLRNETSALSLYAPRTILNQSITGSRRFAAQDWPVERLRAIGRSTGTTINDVVMAMCSGAMRTYLLELDALPDAPLVAMVPVGLNAKHSQVASAEGGNAVGAVMVQLATDQADPARRLGTIHRSMKDGKEALSSMTPVQILAMSAIGQAPAILTPMLRMQGIVRPPYNLIISNVPGPRSTHYWNGAQLLGSYPLSIPINGMALNITCTSYDGNMAFGLTGCRRTVPHLQRLLGHLDDELRNLETAAGL; encoded by the coding sequence GTGGCCACGCCGATCGATCCGACCGCCGCCGGGTTCCTGCTCGCCGAGAACCGCAACATGCCCATGCACGTGGGCGGTCTGCAGCTGTTCAAGAAGCCCGAGGGCGCCGGCCGCACCTACGTCCGCGAGATGTTCCAGGCGATGAGCAGCCCCGAGGAGGTGGCCCCGCTCTTCCTCAAGCACCCCCACCGCTCGGTGCGCACCGGGGGCCAGCTCGTCTGGAAGCCCGACGAGCAGTTCGACATCGAGCACCACGTGCGCCACAGCGCGCTGCCGGGGCCGGGCCGGGTGCGTGAGCTGCTCGAGCTCTGCTCGCGCCTGCACGGCACCCGCCTGGCGCGGGAGCGGCCGCTGTGGGAGGCCCACGTGATCGAGGGCCTGCGCGACGGCCGGGTCGCGATGTACACCAAGACCCACCACGCGCTCATCGACGGCGTCTCCGCGATGCGGCTGCTGGCCAGCGTGCTCAGCACCGACCCCGACCAGCGCGACATGCCGCCGCCGTGGGGCGCCCGCCCGGGCGGCCGCACCCCGAGGCCGGTCCTCACCGACGACGGCGGCATCTCCGAGGTCACCATGACGGCGCTGCGCTCGGCGCTGGGCATCACCGCCGAGGCCGCCGGCATGCCGGGCGCCCTGGTGAAGACGATCCGCAAGGGCCTCAGGAACGAGACGTCGGCGCTGTCGCTGTACGCGCCGCGCACCATCCTCAACCAGAGCATCACCGGCTCGCGCCGCTTCGCGGCCCAGGACTGGCCGGTCGAGCGGCTCCGCGCGATCGGCCGGTCGACGGGCACCACGATCAACGACGTCGTGATGGCGATGTGCTCGGGCGCGATGCGCACCTACCTCCTCGAGCTCGACGCCCTCCCCGACGCCCCGCTGGTGGCGATGGTGCCGGTCGGCCTGAACGCCAAGCACTCCCAGGTCGCCTCGGCCGAGGGCGGCAACGCCGTCGGCGCGGTCATGGTGCAGCTCGCCACCGACCAGGCCGACCCGGCGCGCCGGCTCGGCACGATCCACCGCTCGATGAAGGACGGCAAGGAGGCGTTGTCGTCGATGACCCCGGTGCAGATCCTTGCCATGAGCGCGATCGGCCAGGCGCCGGCCATCCTCACGCCGATGCTGCGGATGCAGGGCATCGTGCGCCCGCCGTACAACCTCATCATCAGCAACGTGCCCGGCCCGCGCTCCACGCACTACTGGAACGGCGCGCAGCTGCTCGGCTCGTACCCGCTGTCGATCCCGATCAACGGGATGGCGCTCAACATCACCTGCACCTCCTACGACGGCAACATGGCCTTCGGTCTCACCGGCTGCCGCCGCACCGTCCCGCACCTGCAGCGGCTGCTCGGCCACCTCGACGACGAGCTCAGGAACCTGGAGACTGCGGCAGGGCTGTGA
- a CDS encoding DNA polymerase IV has product MVTTGAPGSTPGSTPGSPVRWVLHVDLDQFLAAVEVLRRPELAGRPVVVGGRGDPTERGVVSTASYEAREHGVRSGMPLRLAHRKIPDAVFLPVDFPVYEAASAVVMATLRALLWDGDPVDVEVLGWDEAFVGLRPGAPERPRDPQALAQDARAEVLAATGLHCSVGVGNNKLQAKIATDFGKPRGVHTITDETWFAQMGHRPTRALWGVGAKIEKRLAALGIDTVAQLATSDVRVLAAEIGPTMGPWYHRLGRGVDTGAVDPTPWVARAHGREETFQADLDDDAEIEAEVRRITRRVVADIDAEGRPAWRVGLKVRDRAFQTVNRSRKLPEPTSDADVLADAVVALLAKVERRRPVRLLGVRLEMVEPEGGYPR; this is encoded by the coding sequence ATGGTCACCACGGGCGCGCCGGGCAGCACGCCGGGCAGCACGCCGGGCAGCCCGGTCCGCTGGGTGCTGCACGTCGACCTCGACCAGTTCCTGGCCGCGGTCGAGGTGCTGCGCCGCCCCGAGCTCGCAGGTCGGCCCGTGGTCGTCGGTGGCCGCGGCGACCCGACCGAGCGGGGCGTCGTCTCGACCGCCTCCTACGAGGCACGCGAGCACGGCGTCCGGTCGGGGATGCCGCTGCGGCTGGCGCACCGCAAGATCCCCGACGCCGTCTTCCTGCCCGTCGACTTCCCGGTCTACGAGGCGGCGTCGGCGGTGGTGATGGCGACCCTGCGGGCCCTGCTGTGGGACGGCGACCCGGTCGACGTCGAGGTGCTCGGCTGGGACGAGGCGTTCGTCGGCCTCCGTCCGGGTGCGCCGGAGCGTCCGCGCGACCCGCAGGCCCTGGCCCAGGACGCCCGGGCCGAGGTCCTCGCCGCGACCGGTCTGCACTGCTCGGTCGGCGTCGGCAACAACAAGCTGCAGGCCAAGATCGCCACCGACTTCGGCAAGCCCCGCGGGGTCCACACGATCACCGACGAGACCTGGTTCGCCCAGATGGGGCACCGGCCCACCCGGGCGCTGTGGGGTGTCGGCGCGAAGATCGAGAAGCGGCTCGCCGCGCTCGGGATCGACACCGTCGCCCAGCTGGCGACCTCCGACGTCCGGGTGCTGGCCGCCGAGATCGGGCCGACGATGGGGCCCTGGTACCACCGCCTCGGCCGCGGCGTCGACACCGGCGCGGTCGACCCGACGCCGTGGGTGGCGCGCGCCCACGGGCGCGAGGAGACCTTCCAGGCCGACCTCGACGACGACGCCGAGATCGAGGCCGAGGTCCGCCGGATCACCCGCCGGGTCGTCGCCGACATCGACGCCGAGGGCCGGCCGGCCTGGCGGGTCGGGCTCAAGGTCCGCGACCGCGCGTTCCAGACCGTCAACCGCAGCCGCAAGCTGCCCGAGCCGACCAGCGACGCCGACGTCCTGGCCGACGCCGTGGTCGCGCTGCTCGCGAAGGTGGAGCGGAGGCGACCGGTGCGGCTGCTCGGCGTCCGGCTGGAGATGGTCGAGCCGGAGGGCGGCTACCCGCGCTGA